In a genomic window of Tachysurus vachellii isolate PV-2020 chromosome 13, HZAU_Pvac_v1, whole genome shotgun sequence:
- the fgf13a gene encoding fibroblast growth factor 13a isoform X5 gives MFNLIPVGLRVVAIQGVQTKLYLAMNSEGYLYTSEHFTPECKFKESVFENYYVTYSSMIYRQQQSGRGWYLGLNKEGEIMKGNHVKKNKPAAHFLPKPLKVTMYREPSLHDLTEFSRSGSGTPTKSRSASAVLNGGKAVSQNEST, from the exons ATGTTCAACCTCATCCCAGTGGGTCTGCGAGTGGTAGCCATCCAGGGTGTCCAGACCAAACTGTACCTGGCTATGAATAGTGAAGGCTACTTGTATACATCA GAACATTTCACACCTGAGTGCAAATTTAAAGAGTCAGTGTTCGAGAACTACTACGTGACATATTCCTCCATGATATACAGACAGCAGCAGTCAGGCAGAGGCTGGTACCTGGGCCTGAACAAGGAGGGTGAAATCATGAAGGGCAATCACGTAAAGAAGAACAAACCTGCCGCACATTTTCTGCCCAAACCTTTGAAAG TGACCATGTATCGGGAGCCCTCTCTGCATGACCTGACTGAGTTCTCGCGCTCTGGTAGTGGTACACCTACTAAGAGCCGGAGTGCATCAGCTGTCCTTAACGGAGGCAAGGCTGTGAGTCAGAACGAGTCCACGTAG